The genomic segment CGCCTCCAGCAGGTCACTTGACCGTGGGGGCAGGCACGGGGGCTGGTCATAGTCTGGCTCCTCCTGAGACCACAGAAAATGAGTAGGCGTAAATTTCAGCAATTCATTTTATTACATTGTAGTGTAGAAGAAATTACAGTTTTTAGGTCATCAGTGAGTTGCATTGAACTAAATCAGAGCTATCTACCACTGGCTCAGGTTCATCTCTTGGTAACTGAGGCAATGCCCTGGCAGTGGGCAGCTGTGGTGGTTGGGGCTTCCTGTTGGTCTCTTCAACAGGTGGAGGTCTCTGCTCTTCAATAGGTGGAGGTCTCTGCTCTTCAACAGGTGGAGGTCTCTGCTCTTCAATAGGTGGAGGTCTCTGCTCTTCAACAGGTGGAGGTCTCTGCTCTTCAACAGGTGGAGGTCTCTGCTCTTCAACAGGTGGAGGTCTCTGCTCTTCAACAGGTGGAGGCTGATGCTGCTCTGCTTCCTCCTCCCTGCTGTTCTGTTCCTACAAGAGATACATACcgctgtgtcagtgtgtgcatgtTTATTGGAGTAACATTTTTATTGCAGTACCTGTTGTCTGCGTCGtgcctcctcctgctctctcttctctctagcctgtctcctggctctctcctcctccgctcGCTTTCTGTTCTCCTCGTCTGATGACCGAGCCAAGTTCTCAAAGCGAGCCTTCAGGTTGCCTGCCCCTGCACTTgctgcacagacagacaggaaaagcAGAAAACATATTTTCCTCTTTGAACTTGAGAACTAAATGTTTATGAGGAACTATAAAGCGCATACTTACATGCCTCCAATGGTAGTGTCTTCTCATAGGCTGAGGTAGGGGATTCCATGTCTGTGAAGGCCACTGCACTCTATAGAGTGAATGGGGATTGGGGAACCATAATTCCAATCAATGAGTAAGCGTCATAGCCTGAGTGTGTTTGTACAGGTCAATGTAAAATGCATCAAGAATTACTGTCATCCTGAGCCTTCAGGGTCAAGAAAGACTCACTTTATCCATGCGGTCTGTCTGGACTCCATAGCGTCCCCCAAAGCCCTTGGCATAGTCTGAACGTGGAGATCAAAGGTCAGTTTAATGTGGACATGGTCCTTGACTTTTACAAACACAGCTGTGGTTACAATTGTGAGTAACTGACCTTTCTGTGACTCatgcttctctgtctctcccttgtAGTCGTAACCTAAAGCAGCCTTGTCCACTTTCTCCTTCTCCACCCCAAACTTCCCTCCAAAACCCTTTGAATAGTCTggtgagggagagtgagggatgaGGTTGTTTCAAATATGAACTAGAAATCTAATATGAATAATTGACGATAAAACGTTTGTACCTACTAACAgcccacagtacagtaccactctaACCTTTCTGAGACTGGTGCTTCTCGGTCTCTCCCTTGTAGTCGTAACCTAAGGCAGCCTTGTCCACTTTCTCCTTCTCCACCCCAAACTTCCCTCCAAACCCCTTTGAATAGTCTGAAAGATAAAAGCAGGGTGAGAGGTATGCCAGGAGTATCTGGGTAGGATAACAACATGCAGTCGACTTACTTGGAAATCAGAAAGTATGTGTATTAGACATCCTTAAGGCTGTACCTTTCTGAGATGTATGCTGCTCCACCTCTCCCTTGTATTCAAAACCCATGGCAGActacaggaagagagaaggaatgtTCATTACCAGGACGATCCCTCACCCTGTTCATCAAATCCTGTGATATCTTTGTCAGTAAGAGTATAGTTTCCTCACCTTATCCACACGGTCTTTCTGCACTCCAAATTTCCCCCCGAATCCTCTCTTTGCATCGGTCTGGGATGAGTGCTGCTCCACCGGCGCCACGTAGCCATGCCCCACTGCCCCCTGGGTAATTACACACacataatacatcaacaccagaaATGATCTTTGATAAACTGTTGAAGTCCATAAAAGTTGCAATAAGTCAGCACACACAACTGTACTGTCTGACAGCATATGTTTTGGGGTGAGCAGCACTGCATTAGAGGAAGCCTTGTGCTTGATGCGTTATTTGGACTTGACTGAAGACCTTatgagctatatatatatatatatatatatatatggacaccccttcaaatttgtggattcggctatttcagccacaaccgttgctgcaaggtgtataaaatcaagcacacaaccatgcaatctccatagacacacattggcagtagaatggccttactgaagagctcagtgactttcaatgtggcatcgtcataggatgccacctttccaacaagttcgtccgtcaaatttctgccccgcTAGAGCTGTTAAAGCAAatgtggaaacttctaggagcaacatcTCTGCtgtaaagtggtaggccacaaaagctcacagaacgggaccgcagagttctaaactgcttctggaagcaacatcagcacaagaactgttcatccggagcttcatgaaatgggtttccatggccgagcagccgcacacaagcctaagatcaccatgcgtaatgccaagcgttggctggagtggtgtaaggcTCACCGCCAttgcactctgaagcagtggaaacacgttctctggagtgatgaatcacgcttcactatctagcagtctgacggacgaatctgggtttggcagatgccaggagaacgctacctactccaatgcatagtgccaactgtaaagtttggtggaggaggaataatggtctggggctgtttttaatggttcgggctaggctccttagttccagtcaagggaaatcttaacactacagcatatgacattctagacgattctgtgcttccaactttgtggtaacagtttggagAATCCCTTTCCTGTttaagcatgacaatgcccccatgcacaaagcaaggtccataaagaaatgttttgtcgagatcgctgtgaaagaacttgactggcctgcacagagccctgacctcaaccccatcgaacacatttggaacaccgactgcgagccaggcctaatcacccaacctcactaatgctgttttggctgaatggaagcaagtccctgcagcaatgttccaacatctagtggaaagcattcccagaagagtggaggctgttatagcagcaaaggggggaccaaccccattttaatgcccatgattttttggaatgagatgttcgacgagcaggtgtccacatacttttggtcatgtagtgtatgaacATCACATGATGACATGTTATAACCTAACCTTGTCCATGCGGTCTTTCTCCACTCCAAACTTCCCTCCGTAACCGTAAGAGGCCTTGGGAGCCTCCGCTCGCTCCTTCTGCTTCCCCACCTCATGCTCCTGGGACACCTTCTGTCTCAGCTCTGATACACTGGGGAGATGAAgggatcacacacacatgcatggatggaaatacacacatgcacgcatacacacacacacacacacatcagaactTTGTTGCATAACTTTATTCCCATTTTACATTATCTGCTGACCCCGGGACTACATAGTTACACTAGTCTGTGGCTAACCTTTAGATTTACTCAGTCACCAACCCATATTAGGTAAGACTCACTGCTCACTGGTCACAGACCTAAACAAGATTACTTTGAATATAGCCTAAAAGAGCGTGACAAAATCATTGTTTCGGAGTCCCTTTTTGACATGCCGGGAGGTAATTCTGACCTCTCGAAAGAACTGTTATATTTATCTAAGCGCCAGACGAGAACGCATTTACATATAGTCACTCTTAGTGATTACGTGCGTCAAGGCATTATTCCACGTGGACTCAGGTGGCAAAAAGAGCCATCATTGGGACAGCGCACAGATGATTTCTGTGAGCGCTGGTGTGCCATCCTGAACACGTGCTCTATTGATTTAATGACATTAATTGTTGACCA from the Salmo salar chromosome ssa17, Ssal_v3.1, whole genome shotgun sequence genome contains:
- the LOC106564527 gene encoding hematopoietic lineage cell-specific protein, whose protein sequence is MWKSVVGHNVSLKVAEGDDWETDPDFENDVSEQEQRWGAKTIEGSGRKEHISVSELRQKVSQEHEVGKQKERAEAPKASYGYGGKFGVEKDRMDKGAVGHGYVAPVEQHSSQTDAKRGFGGKFGVQKDRVDKSAMGFEYKGEVEQHTSQKDYSKGFGGKFGVEKEKVDKAALGYDYKGETEKHQSQKDYSKGFGGKFGVEKEKVDKAALGYDYKGETEKHESQKDYAKGFGGRYGVQTDRMDKSAVAFTDMESPTSAYEKTLPLEASSAGAGNLKARFENLARSSDEENRKRAEEERARRQAREKREQEEARRRQQEQNSREEEAEQHQPPPVEEQRPPPVEEQRPPPVEEQRPPPVEEQRPPPIEEQRPPPVEEQRPPPIEEQRPPPVEETNRKPQPPQLPTARALPQLPRDEPEPVEEPDYDQPPCLPPRSSDLLEAEPPQEQTPSEPEQEDEGEYDDISPVPFPEPDPAVDNDYEDLTCGQTAVAIYDYQGEADDEISFNPDDVITNIEMVDEGWWKGQCHGRIGLFPATFVKMM